The following coding sequences lie in one Moritella viscosa genomic window:
- a CDS encoding transporter, sodium/hydrogen exchanger family: MDEHVVILIIALIVLFYGFISKKFAQFDISGPMVFTVLGLICSPFGLGITAVEVDAEFVTVLVEITLVLVLFSDAALLDLKLLRRSWHIPARLLFIALPLTIFAGTAAAVWLFPDQAIIYMILLALLLTPTDAALGKAVVSDPKVPNMIRSSINVESGLNDGIVFPVVLTVVALITSGLSKADDYNWIWYVAEQIVFGMLVGGMVGYLGAKLLNKAIAHNWIEESYQNLIPIALAILGFYLAEALLGNGFIAAFFAGLYIGNTSKQARAHIAEFAESEGELFILISFFLFGLAFVPLTLHDISVNVVIYALLSLTVLRMLPVMISLIGTNLDFASRVFIAWFGPRGIASILYVLIVAHNVGDIGGFDVVYAVVTLTILMSIFAHGFTAQPFSNLYGKSHCNRP, encoded by the coding sequence ATGGATGAACATGTCGTTATTTTGATTATTGCCTTAATCGTATTGTTCTATGGTTTTATATCCAAAAAATTCGCCCAATTTGATATATCAGGCCCTATGGTATTCACCGTATTGGGGCTTATTTGCTCGCCATTTGGATTAGGTATTACTGCTGTTGAAGTGGATGCCGAATTTGTTACTGTGTTGGTGGAAATCACATTAGTACTCGTGTTGTTTAGTGATGCGGCATTGTTAGATCTAAAGTTGCTGCGACGTTCATGGCATATACCAGCACGATTACTCTTTATTGCTCTACCTTTAACGATTTTCGCAGGTACTGCAGCAGCAGTATGGCTGTTTCCTGACCAAGCAATTATTTATATGATCCTATTGGCGTTACTGCTTACACCTACGGATGCGGCATTAGGAAAAGCGGTGGTCTCAGATCCGAAAGTACCTAACATGATCCGTTCGAGTATCAATGTTGAAAGTGGTTTAAATGACGGTATTGTTTTCCCTGTTGTACTAACTGTGGTTGCACTGATAACCAGTGGATTAAGTAAAGCTGATGATTATAACTGGATTTGGTATGTAGCTGAACAAATCGTTTTTGGCATGCTGGTTGGCGGTATGGTTGGTTATCTTGGTGCTAAATTATTGAACAAAGCAATTGCGCATAACTGGATTGAAGAAAGCTATCAAAACCTGATTCCGATAGCCCTCGCTATTCTCGGGTTTTATCTTGCCGAAGCATTATTAGGTAATGGTTTTATTGCTGCTTTTTTTGCGGGGTTATATATTGGCAATACCAGTAAACAAGCGCGAGCGCATATTGCAGAGTTTGCAGAAAGCGAAGGGGAGTTATTTATTCTTATTAGCTTCTTTTTGTTTGGTTTAGCGTTTGTGCCATTAACATTACATGATATTAGCGTGAATGTGGTTATCTATGCATTATTGAGCTTGACTGTATTACGTATGTTGCCTGTGATGATTTCATTAATTGGTACAAATTTGGATTTTGCAAGCCGTGTGTTTATTGCTTGGTTTGGACCGCGTGGAATTGCTTCTATTTTATACGTGTTGATTGTGGCGCATAACGTCGGTGATATTGGTGGTTTTGATGTTGTTTACGCTGTTGTAACTCTTACGATCCTTATGAGCATTTTTGCTCACGGCTTTACCGCACAGCCTTTTTCAAATCTATACGGTAAAAGCCATTGCAACAGACCTTAA
- a CDS encoding 2OG-Fe(II) oxygenase: MAYHLLVYYTNVETTQLRAKNNFRTTIDAILDNIHKHGYAVIEDALPEGIIEKLLTDCLENQPEFKAAGIGRQQDSQLNTQIRKDKTLWLTGESPAQADFMALMSDLRLEVNRNFFLGLFDYECHYAKYEIGDFYKKHLDAFKGKSNRVFTTVCYLNTPGVGGELLIYAQDSNDVIARVAPKTGTLVVFESERFPHEVLAAKSTRYSIAGWFRMNNSIAGTIDPTS, from the coding sequence ATGGCCTATCATTTACTTGTATATTATACAAATGTGGAAACAACCCAGTTACGAGCAAAGAATAATTTTCGCACCACCATCGATGCTATTTTAGATAATATCCATAAGCATGGTTATGCTGTTATCGAAGATGCACTTCCAGAAGGCATTATTGAAAAGTTACTGACTGATTGCCTTGAAAACCAACCTGAATTTAAAGCCGCTGGCATTGGTCGTCAGCAAGACTCACAATTAAACACTCAGATACGCAAAGATAAAACCTTGTGGTTAACGGGTGAAAGTCCTGCTCAAGCTGATTTTATGGCGCTAATGAGCGACCTTAGGTTGGAAGTTAATCGTAACTTTTTCTTAGGCTTATTTGATTATGAATGTCATTACGCGAAATATGAAATTGGTGATTTTTATAAAAAACACCTAGATGCGTTTAAAGGTAAATCAAACCGTGTCTTTACCACGGTCTGTTACCTGAACACCCCCGGTGTTGGTGGTGAATTACTCATCTATGCACAAGATTCAAATGATGTGATCGCACGCGTTGCGCCCAAAACAGGGACCTTGGTAGTATTTGAAAGTGAACGTTTTCCGCATGAAGTACTTGCAGCTAAATCAACACGTTATTCAATTGCTGGTTGGTTTAGAATGAACAATTCAATTGCAGGCACGATAGACCCAACGTCATAA
- a CDS encoding membrane protein translates to MNNSTRQGYLAAFGAVLIWSGFILVSRMGGISPLLSYDVIAIRYATCAALVLPIWWFKFRFKLWQPKLIVCSLFGGLGYALFAFQGFETTPGSQSAVLLPGLIPVMIIVLSVVVNKQRHVWSKWFGVAVITSGIAVLFLQEFLVQGALSIGHLSLAGAAFCWGIFSVLLSRWQITPWQATASLAMITCSIYMPIYLLWLPKNISFELVSAGLWGDILLQSFYQGFMATIVQMLLYVRAVQIIGAANMGTMMAMVPVIAGVSALFVFDEPVKIGLIIAMTAVSIGVWFANTQFFVNKKHFANKKLTYAKSEHA, encoded by the coding sequence ATGAATAATTCAACACGTCAAGGTTACTTGGCTGCATTTGGGGCCGTGCTTATTTGGTCTGGGTTTATTTTAGTGTCTCGTATGGGTGGGATTAGCCCCTTATTGTCTTATGATGTTATTGCCATTCGTTATGCAACTTGTGCAGCTTTAGTTCTCCCTATTTGGTGGTTTAAATTTCGGTTCAAGTTATGGCAACCTAAGCTCATTGTTTGTAGCCTGTTTGGTGGTCTAGGATATGCGTTATTTGCCTTTCAAGGATTTGAAACGACTCCTGGTTCACAGTCAGCGGTACTGCTGCCTGGCTTGATCCCTGTGATGATTATTGTTTTGTCGGTTGTGGTTAACAAACAAAGGCACGTTTGGAGTAAGTGGTTTGGTGTCGCGGTGATTACATCGGGTATCGCGGTGCTATTTTTACAAGAGTTTTTAGTGCAGGGAGCATTATCGATTGGTCATTTAAGTTTGGCGGGAGCTGCGTTTTGTTGGGGCATATTTTCAGTATTACTGAGCCGTTGGCAGATCACCCCATGGCAAGCTACCGCCAGTCTAGCTATGATTACATGCAGCATTTACATGCCGATTTATTTACTCTGGTTACCTAAGAATATCAGTTTCGAATTAGTCAGTGCTGGATTGTGGGGGGATATTTTATTGCAAAGCTTTTATCAGGGTTTCATGGCGACGATAGTTCAAATGCTGTTGTATGTGCGCGCTGTGCAGATTATTGGTGCGGCAAACATGGGCACTATGATGGCGATGGTACCGGTTATTGCTGGTGTGAGTGCATTATTTGTATTTGATGAACCTGTTAAAATAGGTTTAATCATCGCGATGACTGCGGTGAGTATTGGTGTCTGGTTTGCTAATACCCAGTTTTTTGTTAATAAAAAGCACTTTGCTAATAAAAAACTAACTTACGCCAAGAGTGAACACGCATAA
- a CDS encoding transcriptional regulator, LysR-family: MELSDLTIFCAVVEMGGISPAAHALNRVPSNITSRVKKLEAELNTALFIREKNRLRPSPTGEQFFTHAKEILAMAESAILKINNTTPSGRLRLGSIEAVAASRLSNVLLDFHQTYTEVELEVTTSPTGTLIEQVIDGQLDLALVSDPPQDQRLQITPIFSETLVLVSSLLNEDINSPLDLGHNPTLLGFSTQCVYRTRLVDWVKQADILPKIVEINSYTALLNCVTAGMGVGFVPEKLLTVYPFKEGIKTHPLPTMIGSTTTNLIWRKDSVKSSMEAFKSTLIATSNI; encoded by the coding sequence ATGGAATTGTCTGACCTTACTATTTTTTGTGCTGTCGTCGAAATGGGCGGGATAAGTCCTGCAGCACATGCATTAAATCGTGTACCTTCAAATATTACATCACGAGTCAAAAAATTAGAAGCCGAATTAAATACCGCTCTATTCATTCGAGAAAAGAACCGGTTAAGACCCTCACCCACTGGTGAACAATTTTTTACTCATGCTAAAGAAATTCTAGCCATGGCTGAGTCGGCGATATTAAAAATCAATAATACGACACCATCTGGAAGACTACGCTTAGGCAGTATCGAAGCTGTCGCGGCATCACGCCTATCTAACGTATTATTGGATTTTCATCAGACCTACACTGAAGTCGAGTTAGAAGTAACCACCAGCCCCACAGGTACACTCATCGAACAAGTTATTGATGGCCAACTAGACTTAGCACTCGTGTCTGATCCCCCCCAAGATCAACGACTACAAATAACACCGATATTTAGCGAGACCCTAGTACTGGTTTCGAGTTTGCTTAATGAAGATATTAACTCCCCCTTAGACTTAGGCCATAATCCCACATTACTGGGTTTCTCAACACAATGCGTCTATCGTACACGTTTAGTTGACTGGGTAAAACAAGCAGATATACTCCCCAAAATTGTGGAAATAAACTCCTATACGGCACTATTAAACTGCGTAACAGCGGGTATGGGGGTTGGTTTTGTGCCAGAAAAATTATTGACTGTATATCCATTTAAAGAAGGTATTAAAACACACCCTTTACCAACAATGATAGGCTCTACAACGACTAACTTAATTTGGCGTAAGGACTCAGTGAAATCAAGTATGGAAGCATTTAAGAGCACATTAATAGCAACATCAAATATCTAG
- a CDS encoding membrane protein: MSLLLISLLIIICLLLRFFNFHRTKSIVLCCIILLTALISIGVVPKYLLDKLQQDYVAKPPIHWQENNAIILLGAGLEKVGNNIEPPFHSFGRIYETARLYNECVDSAQQCKIIVSGGDTKNLGDTEAAVYKERLVSIGINAVDIITEPKSLNTWQNAQFTSEILSKGDFDYSVLVSSGLHIKRSQLYFEHFGVRATPIRADYMSANISFIPLGYNFALTDFALHEWIGFWRYDIYNMIGANQKRTNAGDA; this comes from the coding sequence ATGAGCCTGCTGCTTATATCTTTACTTATCATTATCTGCCTATTATTACGTTTTTTTAACTTTCATCGCACCAAATCAATCGTATTATGCTGCATAATTTTACTTACAGCACTTATCAGTATCGGGGTCGTCCCTAAATATTTATTGGATAAATTACAGCAAGATTATGTAGCGAAACCCCCGATTCATTGGCAGGAAAATAACGCTATTATCTTACTTGGCGCAGGTCTAGAAAAGGTTGGCAATAATATTGAGCCGCCTTTCCATTCTTTTGGGCGGATCTACGAAACGGCAAGACTTTACAATGAATGTGTTGACAGTGCTCAACAATGTAAAATCATTGTAAGTGGTGGTGATACTAAAAATCTAGGTGATACAGAAGCCGCCGTTTATAAAGAACGCTTAGTTTCTATTGGTATTAATGCCGTTGATATAATCACCGAACCAAAGAGTCTTAACACATGGCAGAATGCACAATTCACCAGTGAAATACTCAGCAAAGGCGATTTCGACTACAGCGTTTTAGTCTCATCTGGATTACACATCAAACGTAGCCAATTGTATTTTGAACATTTTGGTGTACGTGCAACCCCAATCAGAGCCGATTATATGTCAGCAAACATATCATTCATCCCACTTGGGTATAACTTTGCACTGACTGATTTTGCATTACACGAATGGATTGGGTTTTGGCGATATGATATCTACAACATGATTGGCGCAAACCAAAAGCGCACTAATGCGGGTGACGCCTAG
- a CDS encoding transporter, sodium/hydrogen exchanger family: MDTTLLLFIATAFSFGMLVNLAGLPPMVGFLLAGFALNFYGFEATQGLQTFADLGVTLLLFSIGLKLDIRTLFKAEVWGGASVHIFASIAFYAVVLFILKQIGLTFFTNLDSFSLMLVAFALSFSSTVFAVKILEEKSETNSLYGRIAIGILIMQDIFAVVFLTVSVGKIPSLFAVILLALPLIRPLLFKLLDRVGHGELLVLYGIFLSLVLGAGLFESVGMKADLGALIAGMLLAGHVSAKQMAKSLFNMKEMLLVCFFLSIGLGGLPTIDHLFVAGILAVLLFGKIALYFLTLAKFKLRARTSLFAAFSLANYSEFGLIVAALATYKGWLSQDWLIITALAVSISFVIASLLNKYADDIYNRFTDKLARFQASNLHIDDRPVSLGDAEILVMGMGRIGAGAYDELKSQYGDKVLGLDYNNQKTLDHCELGRRVITADALDTDFWNKLEMTDNIKLVLLAMPDHHGNHYAAEQLHKMDRCSFQVAALAHFKSDEDELRALGVNPVYNMYQEAGAGFAHHVWTELKIPTRPLADS; encoded by the coding sequence ATGGATACTACTCTTTTACTTTTTATCGCCACTGCATTTAGTTTTGGTATGCTTGTTAATCTAGCGGGATTACCACCTATGGTCGGTTTCCTATTGGCGGGTTTTGCGCTTAATTTTTACGGTTTTGAAGCGACTCAAGGTTTGCAAACATTTGCAGATCTCGGTGTTACCTTGCTCTTGTTCTCGATTGGTTTAAAGTTAGATATACGTACTTTGTTTAAAGCCGAAGTATGGGGTGGGGCAAGTGTACATATTTTTGCCAGTATTGCTTTTTATGCAGTCGTTTTATTTATCTTAAAACAAATAGGGTTAACTTTTTTTACTAACCTAGATAGCTTTTCACTAATGCTTGTCGCTTTTGCATTAAGTTTCTCAAGTACTGTATTTGCAGTGAAAATCCTAGAAGAAAAGAGTGAAACAAACTCGTTATATGGCCGTATCGCGATTGGTATTCTGATCATGCAAGATATCTTTGCCGTGGTATTTTTAACAGTCTCAGTCGGTAAGATCCCGTCGTTATTTGCTGTTATTTTATTAGCATTACCGTTAATTAGGCCATTATTGTTTAAATTATTAGACAGAGTTGGTCACGGTGAACTCTTGGTTTTGTACGGTATTTTCCTTTCGCTTGTGCTTGGCGCTGGGTTGTTTGAATCGGTAGGTATGAAAGCTGATTTGGGGGCCTTGATTGCCGGTATGTTATTAGCAGGTCACGTCAGTGCGAAACAGATGGCAAAGTCTTTGTTTAACATGAAAGAGATGCTGCTTGTTTGTTTCTTTCTCAGTATTGGTTTAGGTGGGCTGCCAACTATTGACCACTTGTTCGTGGCGGGGATTTTAGCTGTCTTACTGTTTGGTAAAATAGCCTTATATTTCCTTACGTTGGCGAAATTTAAACTACGCGCTCGTACGTCATTATTTGCGGCGTTTTCGTTGGCAAATTACAGTGAGTTTGGTTTGATTGTGGCTGCATTGGCGACTTATAAAGGTTGGTTATCACAAGACTGGTTGATTATTACTGCACTTGCAGTATCAATCAGTTTTGTTATTGCTTCGTTACTTAATAAATATGCGGATGATATTTATAACCGCTTTACGGATAAATTAGCGCGTTTCCAAGCCTCGAATTTACACATTGATGATCGTCCTGTTTCGCTTGGCGATGCCGAAATATTAGTGATGGGTATGGGCCGAATTGGTGCTGGTGCGTATGATGAATTGAAATCTCAATATGGTGATAAGGTATTGGGTCTTGATTATAATAACCAAAAGACCTTAGATCATTGTGAACTTGGTCGACGCGTGATCACTGCCGATGCGCTTGATACTGATTTTTGGAATAAATTGGAAATGACCGATAACATTAAATTGGTGTTATTAGCGATGCCCGATCATCACGGTAATCATTATGCTGCAGAGCAGTTACATAAAATGGATCGTTGTAGTTTCCAAGTTGCTGCGCTAGCACATTTTAAGAGTGATGAAGATGAGCTGAGAGCGCTTGGCGTTAATCCTGTTTATAACATGTATCAAGAAGCGGGGGCAGGTTTTGCTCACCATGTTTGGACTGAGTTAAAAATTCCAACACGTCCTCTTGCCGATAGTTAA
- a CDS encoding HTH-type transcriptional regulator, ArsR-family, whose translation MEPTQLFKILSDETRLRILMLIDIEKELCVCELISAVTASQPSISRNLSQLRKSGLLVDRKYKQWVFYAINPELPEWQKIIIDLSSQQNSSLITADIQRLNDMGKRPERTQQHCE comes from the coding sequence ATGGAACCGACACAACTTTTTAAAATTCTTTCTGACGAAACCCGTCTAAGAATATTAATGCTAATTGATATTGAAAAAGAGCTTTGTGTATGTGAATTAATATCAGCCGTGACAGCAAGTCAGCCAAGTATTTCTCGTAATTTATCTCAACTCCGTAAGTCTGGTTTATTAGTTGATAGAAAGTATAAACAATGGGTGTTCTATGCCATTAACCCAGAATTACCGGAATGGCAAAAAATAATTATAGATCTAAGTTCACAACAAAATAGCAGCTTAATTACTGCTGATATACAACGACTAAACGACATGGGTAAACGCCCAGAAAGAACACAACAACACTGTGAGTAG